A genome region from Bacteroidota bacterium includes the following:
- a CDS encoding DNA polymerase: MALVSWLFLDLNSYFASVEQELHPELRGKPIAVVPLMADTTFCIAASYEAKAFGVKTGTRVDEAKRMCPGLLCIQARHDHYVRYHHQIVEAVESCVPVHAVVSIDEMVCKLTGSQQNTEKAKALALSIKSTIREKVGSTLRCSIGLATNRFLAKVGSDMQKPDGLTVIEQKDLPDLLLTLQTRDFPGIGPQMEKRLQEHEIFTVKQLLDCSEMTMRKIWGGVVGERFWHLLRGEDVEGLETHRRTVGHSHVLPPAERTKEGAFGVAQKLVHKAASRLRRMNYWCSSLALYMKFMNRPKWETHVNFVECQDTLTLLEALQKLWKDIPKTGKPLAVGVTLYNLVPDDLHNFGIFDEEKRTGLAQAMDKLNAKYGKMAVHFGGVTGHAAPTRIAFTNIPELEDFEFDGD; encoded by the coding sequence ATTGCGTTGGTAAGCTGGCTTTTTCTCGATCTGAACTCTTACTTCGCATCGGTGGAACAGGAATTGCATCCCGAATTGCGGGGAAAGCCGATAGCTGTTGTTCCGCTGATGGCTGATACAACGTTCTGCATCGCGGCGAGCTATGAGGCGAAGGCTTTTGGTGTGAAGACGGGAACACGTGTTGACGAGGCGAAAAGGATGTGTCCCGGTTTGCTCTGCATTCAGGCGCGGCACGATCATTATGTTCGCTACCATCATCAAATTGTTGAGGCAGTCGAATCGTGTGTGCCGGTGCATGCCGTTGTTTCGATTGATGAGATGGTCTGCAAACTGACGGGGAGCCAACAGAACACGGAGAAGGCAAAAGCTCTTGCTCTTTCCATCAAATCAACAATTCGTGAAAAAGTTGGCTCAACGCTTCGCTGTTCAATCGGACTGGCAACGAACCGTTTTCTTGCAAAAGTCGGCAGTGACATGCAGAAGCCCGATGGATTGACGGTGATCGAACAAAAAGACTTGCCCGATCTTTTGCTCACATTACAGACGAGAGACTTCCCCGGCATTGGCCCGCAGATGGAGAAGCGACTGCAAGAGCATGAGATCTTTACCGTAAAGCAGTTGCTCGATTGTTCCGAGATGACGATGAGGAAGATCTGGGGCGGGGTCGTTGGCGAACGCTTCTGGCATCTCCTGCGTGGCGAGGATGTTGAGGGGCTCGAAACGCATCGGCGTACAGTTGGCCACTCACATGTATTGCCTCCGGCAGAGCGGACAAAAGAGGGGGCGTTCGGCGTTGCGCAGAAACTCGTTCACAAAGCTGCGTCCCGACTCCGTCGCATGAACTACTGGTGTTCGAGTCTTGCGTTGTACATGAAGTTCATGAATCGTCCGAAGTGGGAAACGCATGTGAACTTCGTGGAATGTCAGGATACGTTGACATTGCTCGAAGCTCTTCAGAAGTTATGGAAGGACATTCCGAAAACAGGCAAGCCGTTGGCGGTCGGTGTAACGCTGTACAATCTTGTGCCCGATGATCTGCACAACTTCGGAATATTCGACGAAGAGAAGCGAACGGGCCTTGCACAAGCAATGGACAAGCTCAACGCCAAGTACGGCAAGATGGCCGTTCACTTCGGCGGAGTAACAGGACACGCGGCACCGACACGAATTGCATTTACCAATATTCCCGAACTTGAAGATTTTGAGTTCGATGGGGATTGA
- a CDS encoding amidohydrolase: MLVHKIDIHTHILPPKLPDMKAKSGYGGWVNLEHHAPGCGRMMIDGKHFRDVEENLWDANVRLHDCDRHSVTVQVLSTVPVMFSYWANPHDALDLATFFNDHIAEVVAAHPKRFVGLGTVPMQAPDLAIKELERCVKDLKLAGIEIGSHVNEWNLNDEHLFPVFQAAQELGAAIFVHPWDMMGKERMPQYWLPWLVGMPAEVSLAICSMIFGGVFERLPKLRVAFAHGGGSFPATIGRIEHGFNVRPDLVAVHNKINPRNYLGKFYLDTLVHDKVMLQYLLDLVGEEKLALGSDYPFPLGEASPGSLIQSMQLSEKTTSRLLSGTAMEWLGKNSL, translated from the coding sequence ATCCTCGTGCACAAAATCGACATTCACACACACATCCTACCGCCGAAGCTTCCCGACATGAAGGCGAAGTCCGGCTACGGCGGCTGGGTGAATCTGGAACACCATGCGCCCGGCTGCGGACGGATGATGATCGACGGCAAACATTTCCGTGATGTTGAAGAGAATCTGTGGGATGCGAATGTCCGGTTGCATGATTGCGACCGGCACAGCGTCACGGTTCAAGTGTTGTCAACGGTGCCGGTCATGTTCAGCTATTGGGCGAATCCGCATGATGCACTCGACCTTGCGACGTTTTTCAATGACCATATTGCAGAGGTCGTCGCTGCTCATCCGAAACGGTTTGTCGGGCTTGGCACGGTTCCCATGCAAGCGCCTGATCTCGCGATCAAAGAACTTGAGCGATGCGTGAAGGATTTGAAACTTGCCGGCATTGAAATTGGCTCGCACGTGAATGAGTGGAATTTGAACGACGAGCATCTCTTTCCCGTCTTTCAGGCAGCCCAGGAACTAGGCGCCGCAATCTTCGTTCATCCTTGGGACATGATGGGGAAGGAACGGATGCCACAGTACTGGTTGCCGTGGCTTGTCGGCATGCCGGCGGAAGTTTCGCTCGCGATCTGTTCGATGATTTTTGGCGGAGTGTTTGAACGATTGCCAAAACTGCGTGTCGCGTTCGCGCACGGCGGCGGTTCGTTTCCAGCTACAATCGGACGGATTGAACACGGCTTCAACGTCCGGCCGGATTTGGTGGCGGTTCATAACAAGATCAATCCGAGAAACTATCTCGGCAAATTCTATCTCGACACCCTTGTTCATGACAAAGTAATGTTACAATATCTTCTTGATTTGGTAGGAGAAGAGAAATTAGCCCTCGGCTCTGACTATCCGTTTCCGTTGGGCGAAGCGAGTCCGGGTTCTCTCATTCAGTCGATGCAGTTGAGTGAAAAGACAACGTCGAGATTGTTGAGTGGAACGGCGATGGAATGGTTAGGCAAGAACAGTCTATGA